One Chiloscyllium punctatum isolate Juve2018m chromosome 19, sChiPun1.3, whole genome shotgun sequence genomic window carries:
- the LOC140491551 gene encoding oligodendrocyte-myelin glycoprotein produces MDYFKFSSCILALLSTLSSAATTCPSECLCRQNDRYVDCSGQGLTELPESIQDNIIHLNISHNGIKDLSNKLTNFTNLRLLDMSNNLLTRMPTEFPRALWEIYAAHNLIKVLEKEDTVTQWNLKILDLSDNLIERAFLINNTLINLKFLNVSGNRFWTVPTNTPYNLETLDLSHNNLQNILPDTFRQKRLSKLYLNNNSFTFIPNGTFDQLTGLQLITLYGNLWECNNLDHISYLLTWTKSAAATVLGVPCTEETESTQKATITSDPRTMTLPIHTSSFTHQQAKIRTTPTTVSKGNDAKTLQSFVSQGTETSSFLQKIKNASLSSPEQSSVNEPVLEITTQSITTQTSGSTESSRNPPIVTNTTDILPASSMLITAAQFTSNSTISTLFTTMADRNGTLNSQINGSMPLSTFEPMPTASHRPTASVTFSTYSEPSIINATTSHAAMRSISSTFKNNPTNLTTSPKVNGITETTNAMMYNATTTESTNSKAHECIGITLYIMAFPMLVALVI; encoded by the coding sequence ATGGACTATTTCAAGTTCTCCAGCTGTATTTTGGCCCTTTTGTCCACCCTATCCTCAGCTGCAACAACCTGCCCTTCCGAGTGCTTATGCAGACAAAATGACAGGTATGTAGACTGCTCAGGCCAAGGCTTAACAGAACTCCCAGAGAGCATCCAGGACAATATAATACACCTAAATATTTCCCACAATGGCATTAAAGATCTCAGCAATAAGCTGACCAATTTCACCAACCTGAGGCTCCTCGACATGTCAAACAATTTGCTCACTCGTATGCCAACCGAATTTCCAAGGGCGCTTTGGGAAATCTATGCTGCTCACAATCTTATCAAAGTACTTGAGAAGGAAGACACTGTCACCCAGTGGAACCTGAAAATCCTGGATTTGTCTGACAACCTGATTGAAAGGGCTTTTCTAATTAACAACACATTAATTAACCTCAAATTCCTCAACGTCAGTGGAAATAGATTCTGGACGGTCCCAACCAACACACCATATAACTTGGAAACTTTAGATTTATCTCACAATAACTTGCAGAATATACTACCCGATACTTTTCGGCAAAAAAGACTTTCAAAATTGTACTTGAACAATAACAGTTTCACGTTTATTCCAAATGGAACTTTTGATCAACTCACTGGCTTGCAGTTGATTACACTGTATGGAAATTTGTGGGAATGCAACAATCTGGATCATATTTCCTATCTACTGACCTGGACAAAAAGTGCGGCAGCAACTGTGCTTGGAGTTCCGTGCACAGAAGAAACTGAGTCTACTCAGAAAGCAACGATTACCTCTGACCCAAGAACTATGACACTACCAATTCATACTTCAAGTTTCACTCATCAACAGGCTAAAATCAGAACAACTCCAACTACTGTGTCCAAGGGGAATGATGCAAAAACACTCCAATCTTTCGTGAGTCAAGGAACTGAAACTTCATCCTTTTTACAAAAAATCAAAAATGCCAGTTTGAGTTCACCTGAACAAAGCTCTGTTAATGAACCGGTGTTGGAAATAACAACCCAAAGCATTACTACTCAAACATCAGGTAGCACTGAAAGTTCAAGAAATCCTCCtattgttacaaatacaacagATATACTTCCAGCATCCTCAATGCTCATTACAGCTGCTCAGTTTACTTCCAACAGCACCATTTCAACCTTGTTCACCACAATGGCTGACAGAAATGGAACTCTGAACAGCCAGATCAATGGCTCAATGCCTCTGTCAACCTTTGAGCCAATGCCCACTGCAAGTCACAGGCCAACTGCATCAGTTACATTCTCAACATATTCTGAACCAAGTATCATCAATGCAACCACTTCTCATGCTGCAATGAGGAGTATTTCCAGTACCTTTAAGAATAATCCAACCAATCTGACAACCTCACCAAAGGTCAATGGAATCACTGAAACCACAAATGCCATGATGTATAATGCAACAACAACAGAAAGCACAAACTCAAAAGCACATGAATGTATAGGAATAACACTCTATATCATGGCTTTCCCCATGCTGGTAGCACTGGTTATTTAA